In the Lascolabacillus massiliensis genome, one interval contains:
- the hisD gene encoding histidinol dehydrogenase, whose product MKIISNPSPSKWEKLSERPMIKQQKLMKTVDKVFYDIHRKGDKAVLSYSRRYDFPDQESFIVSSETIDEAAKLVSERLKQSIELARKNIEVFHRSQIEEAVKVETAPGVVCWRESRPIERVGIYVPGGTAPLFSTVLMLAVPAMIAGCSEIVLCTPPDKEGKIDPAILYTAKLAGVTKVFALGGIQAIGAMTFGTETVPKVYKIFGPGNQYVMAAKRSSQYYGVAIDMPAGPSEVLIIADQTCNPSFVAADLLSQAEHGPDSQVILLSCNKKVIKEVNKEIDNHLVALPRQDIAIQALKNSKAILFKDIEDCIAFSNLYAPEHLILAVENPSLVSREVINAGSVFLGNWSCESAGDYASGTNHTLPTSGFAKSFSGVSLDSFIKKITFQQISEEGIRSIGNAVETMAEAEKLYAHKNAMTLRQGLLAEKLITNIENSDEEV is encoded by the coding sequence ATGAAGATTATTTCAAATCCCTCTCCCTCAAAATGGGAGAAACTTTCCGAAAGACCTATGATTAAGCAACAAAAGCTTATGAAAACGGTTGATAAAGTATTCTATGATATCCATAGGAAAGGAGATAAAGCTGTACTTTCATATAGCAGGAGATACGACTTTCCTGATCAGGAGTCCTTTATAGTCAGTAGTGAAACAATTGACGAAGCTGCTAAATTAGTATCAGAGCGTTTGAAACAGTCTATTGAACTTGCAAGAAAAAATATAGAGGTGTTCCACAGATCTCAAATTGAAGAGGCTGTTAAGGTAGAAACCGCTCCTGGAGTGGTTTGCTGGCGGGAATCCCGACCAATAGAGAGGGTTGGAATATATGTACCTGGTGGTACTGCCCCACTCTTTTCTACCGTCTTAATGCTTGCAGTACCTGCCATGATTGCCGGCTGTAGTGAGATAGTACTGTGTACTCCACCTGATAAAGAGGGGAAGATTGATCCTGCAATTCTCTATACTGCAAAACTCGCAGGTGTAACAAAAGTCTTTGCTTTAGGTGGTATCCAGGCAATTGGAGCAATGACATTCGGTACTGAAACTGTACCTAAAGTCTATAAGATATTTGGCCCCGGTAATCAATATGTCATGGCAGCTAAACGCTCTTCACAATACTACGGAGTAGCAATAGATATGCCTGCAGGTCCAAGTGAAGTACTAATTATAGCTGATCAAACTTGCAACCCCTCATTTGTGGCTGCAGACCTTCTTTCGCAGGCAGAACACGGACCAGACAGTCAAGTTATCCTGCTTTCTTGTAATAAGAAAGTGATCAAAGAAGTAAACAAGGAGATTGACAATCACCTTGTAGCATTGCCACGTCAGGATATTGCTATCCAAGCATTAAAAAACAGCAAAGCAATCCTGTTTAAAGATATTGAAGATTGTATTGCATTCAGCAACCTGTATGCACCCGAGCATCTTATTCTGGCTGTAGAAAACCCATCTTTGGTCAGTCGTGAAGTCATTAATGCCGGCTCTGTATTTCTTGGAAACTGGAGTTGTGAAAGTGCTGGTGATTATGCAAGTGGAACAAATCATACTTTGCCAACAAGTGGTTTTGCAAAATCATTTAGCGGTGTATCACTTGACAGTTTTATTAAAAAAATAACATTTCAGCAAATTAGTGAAGAGGGTATAAGAAGCATTGGTAATGCTGTAGAAACTATGGCAGAAGCTGAGAAGCTTTATGCACACAAAAATGCAATGACTCTTCGTCAAGGATTATTAGCAGAAAAACTTATAACAA